One window of the Bombus huntii isolate Logan2020A chromosome 18, iyBomHunt1.1, whole genome shotgun sequence genome contains the following:
- the LOC126875309 gene encoding uncharacterized protein LOC126875309, producing the protein MQMYLTLTIFCVLANAEFYKALYVDDYPWIRANREIPNESASSDHSSSYSRFLESRKKHRSLDSAESFDKPREWYSSSATKKVPTENKNFKKVISPFYTITNKDSQKYKDMVMKSGVPYCQEIRKKQVNKNSDAKNSMVCYKCKNPKSGATYEQCSYHSQPLTDSSNVEKIAVPPSVFRSRRSNSEEAFSGFKNSGDYGRHDNPYRFNEKIFSDATDDVPAEYKNKDEKCEKVVKDSMVCMVCKDTKSNAKYEQCSYVRQPNEKRYAYSKSSSHKNPETFKNTEAEKNDNKDGKRYDKEYSANKPVKERFGYVDKEEPEGKSLEETKDSSDNCKKVQKGTKTCTICKDPKTGGNYERCSYTYEPDDKVYKYSKSRSFGYPDSSSGNNDKRDASDKEDKSSEESRSEPEESRSEPEDYSKDYTIPESYYEKSQSAPSSSYFKGDESKSNYGQGGSQETKSASDEDESLSGYERSKSESERVAESIEPSHCKEVQKDSMTCKVCKDPKTGSNSEQCSYKYLPNDKSYSYSKSKSFGSPTESKDKSYDGSEKKESKEPYESPGYDYSSKKMPYVTDSDIKDEFSVSDQTRQSEAKEESAKSALKKSDVGFYDAFKKKAEIQKVLQEFQKEDRSNCKKLMRDKMTCYQCVDEKGFQKEECAFVTSEEPSVDKSDYREGKEYHVEPTKKVPRSIIAQHLLHDLPIEPEAAASEGAYVKREQADKEKDSGEVERSKEVEPYEFAAETKPVFDKVLGFTLPAYMLSTSEHEEEFDKIVASKGI; encoded by the coding sequence ATGCAGATGTATCTTACGCTGACGATCTTCTGCGTGTTAGCAAATGCCGAATTCTACAAAGCCTTATACGTCGACGATTACCCATGGATTCGCGCAAATCGCGAGATTCCTAATGAATCCGCCTCTTCAGACCACTCGTCATCTTACAGTCGTTTCTTAGAGTCCAGAAAGAAGCACCGTTCGTTGGATTCTGCCGAGTCTTTCGACAAGCCTAGAGAATGGTACTCGAGTTCCGCCACTAAGAAAGTCCCCACGGAGAACAAGAACTTCAAGAAAGTGATATCACCGTTTTACACCATAACGAACAAAGATTCGCAAAAGTACAAGGACATGGTGATGAAATCCGGTGTTCCGTATTGTCAGGAGATCAGGAAGAAACAAGTTAATAAGAACAGCGACGCGAAGAATAGCATGGTCTGTTACAAATGTAAGAATCCGAAAAGTGGCGCCACTTACGAGCAATGCTCCTATCATTCTCAGCCATTGACCGATTCTAGCAACGTGGAAAAGATAGCAGTGCCACCTTCAGTGTTCAGAAGTAGGAGATCCAACTCTGAAGAAGCTTTTTCTGGTTTTAAAAATTCCGGTGATTACGGAAGACACGATAATCCGTACAGATTTAACGAGAAGATTTTCTCCGACGCCACGGATGATGTTCCGGCAgagtataaaaataaagatgaaaaatgCGAGAAAGTGGTGAAGGATTCCATGGTGTGCATGGTGTGTAAGGATACCAAGAGCAATGCAAAGTACGAACAATGTTCGTATGTTCGACAGCCTAATGAGAAGAGATACGCTTATAGTAAATCTAGCTCACATAAGAATCCCGAGACATTTAAGAACACTGAAGCTGAGAAGAATGATAATAAGGACGGAAAGAGATATGACAAAGAATATTCGGCAAATAAACCGGTTAAGGAACGTTTCGGTTACGTCGATAAGGAAGAACCAGAGGGAAAATCTCTCGAAGAAACCAAGGACTCGTCTGATAATTGCAAGAAGGTGCAAAAGGGCACGAAGACTTGTACTATCTGTAAAGATCCCAAAACAGGTGGAAATTACGAGAGATGCTCGTATACTTATGAGCCAGATGACAAGGTCTATAAATATAGTAAATCAAGAAGCTTTGGATACCCTGACAGTTCTTCCGGAAATAACGATAAGAGAGATGCTAGTGACAAAGAAGACAAGTCGTCTGAGGAATCACGAAGTGAACCTGAGGAATCACGAAGCGAACCTGAGGATTACAGCAAAGACTATACTATTCCTGAAAGTTACTACGAGAAAAGTCAGTCCGCTCCATCGAGTTCTTACTTCAAAGGCGACGAATCCAAGTCGAATTATGGCCAGGGTGGTTCTCAGGAAACTAAGTCCGCCTCTGACGAGGATGAATCTTTATCTGGCTATGAAAGATCTAAATCAGAGTCAGAAAGAGTGGCTGAAAGCATCGAACCAAGTCATTGCAAAGAGGTTCAAAAGGATTCTATGACTTGCAAGGTCTGTAAAGACCCGAAGACCGGAAGTAACTCTGAACAATGTTCATACAAGTATCTACCAAATGACAAGAGTTATTCGTATTCGAAATCTAAATCATTTGGTAGCCCAACTGAATCAAAAGACAAATCTTACGACGGATCCGAGAAGAAAGAATCCAAGGAGCCTTACGAAAGTCCAGGCTATGATTATTCTTCTAAGAAGATGCCCTACGTTACCGACAGCGATATCAAAGACGAATTTTCGGTTTCTGATCAGACAAGGCAATCGGAAGCAAAAGAGGAATCAGCGAAATCTGCTTTAAAGAAAAGCGACGTAGGCTTCTACGATGCGTTCAAGAAGAAGGCAGAGATTCAGAAGGTTCTTCAGGAGTTCCAGAAGGAAGATCGTTccaattgtaagaagttgaTGCGTGACAAAATGACTTGCTACCAATGTGTCGACGAAAAAGGTTTCCAAAAGGAAGAGTGCGCTTTTGTAACTTCTGAAGAACCATCTGTCGATAAATCGGATTATCGAGAAGGGAAAGAATACCATGTAGAGCCTACCAAAAAGGTTCCCAGGTCAATCATCGCCCAACATCTTCTGCATGATCTTCCTATCGAACCAGAAGCTGCCGCAAGTGAAGGAGCATACGTAAAACGAGAACAAGCAGACAAGGAGAAGGATTCTGGAGAGGTTGAAAGATCCAAGGAGGTTGAACCTTACGAATTCGCAGCAGAGACTAAACCTGTGTTTGATAAGGTTCTTGGATTCACACTTCCGGCGTACATGCTGAGTACTTCCGAACACGAAGAAGAGTTTGATAAGATCGTAGCGAGTAAGGGGATTTAA
- the LOC126875306 gene encoding ionotropic receptor 25a isoform X2, which yields MTWTGWDRLRNLADENGIIYKRGDSNINPYIQAIDDLLMLKNATDVSLIFEDERELNQSLYYLIGNSIIRLVVIDEFTEKTVSKIRSMRPSPSYYAIYASTAKMEDFFRTAMQGGLVTRNGVWNLVFTDNNYETFKYINGEHQLDVSITILSMKKDICCRLIGEPACTCPSDVQIFAHYFKRLVGLIVSLMSDLQASGISVEPKTGRCPSPNTSQASNLTSEAFNNNILAKLGGNDTFEYWSEKGMITYKAEIELEEFNGILEPLATWTRHGKIKEAEKNKIKPARRFFRIGTAPSVPWTVPRLDPVTGKIMKDENGNDMWDGYCVDFVKKLSEEMEFDYDLVVPQDHQFGKKLSNGQWDGLIGDLVKGETDMVVASLTMTSEREEVIDFVAPYFEQSGILIVMRKPVRKPSLFKFMTVLKVEVWLSIVGALTLTGIMIWILDKYSPYSARNNKRLYPYPCREFTLKESFWFALTSFTPQGGGEAPKALSSRTLVAAYWLFVVLMLATFTANLAAFLTVERMQSPVQSLEQLARQSRINYTVVANSAVHQYFMNMKNAEDKLYTVWKEITLNSTSDQVEYRVWDYPIKEQYGHILQAITQVGPVVNSREGFQKVIESENAEFAFIHDSSEIKYEVTRNCNLTEVGEVFAEQPYAIAVQQGSHLQEEISRKILDLQKDRYFEMLASKYWNQSLKAQCQNSDDNEGITLESLGGVFIATLFGLALAMITLAGEVFYYRKRNTQDKQKDKKKVKTIDNEKLIMQKLASKLQMKPAPTNAFFEKTMNPPRVSHISVYPRNFTFKE from the exons ATGACCTGGACTGGTTGGGATCGCCTACGAAACTTGGCCGACGAGAACGGAATAATATACAAACGGGGCGATAGCAATATAAACCCGTACATCCAAGCAATCGACGATCTTTTGATGTTGAAAAACGCCACGGACGTGAGCCTGATCTTCGAAGATGAAAGGG AATTGAATCAGAGTCTCTACTATTTAATTGGGAATTCGATCATAAGACTGGTGGTGATCGACGAGTTCACGGAGAAGACAGTGTCAAAGATTAGGAGCATGAGACCATCGCCATCTTATTACGCGATCTACGCGAGCACAGCCAAGATGGAGGATTTCTTCAGAACG GCCATGCAAGGAGGACTGGTCACGAGAAATGGAGTATGGAACTTGGTGTTCACTGACAATAATTACGAGACCTTTAAATATATCAACGGAGAACATCAGTTGGATGTTTCAATTACTATTCTATCGATGAAGAAGGATATTTGCTGCAGACTAATCGGTGAACCGGCTTGCACTTGTCCCTCTGATGTTCAA ATATTTGCACATTACTTTAAAAGATTAGTAGGCCTGATAGTGAGTTTAATGAGCGACCTGCAGGCGTCTGGCATCAGCGTGGAACCAAAAACTGGCCGATGCCCTTCGCCAAACACGAGTCAAGCTTCGAATCTCACGTCTGAGGCATTTAACAATAATATACTAGCG AAATTAGGAGGTAACGACACGTTCGAGTACTGGTCAGAGAAAGGAATGATCACTTACAAAGCCGAAATTGAGTTGGAGGAGTTTAATGGGATTTTGGAGCCGCTGGCCACTTGGACGAGGCATGGTAAAATCAAAGAAGCTGAGAAAAACAAGATAAAGCCCGCTAGAAGATTCTTCCGAATCGGAACTGCTCCT TCAGTGCCTTGGACCGTTCCCAGATTGGATCCAGTAACTGGAAAAATCATGAAGGATGAGAACGGAAATGATATGTGGGACGGCTATTGCGTGGATTTTGTAAAGAAATTATCCGAAGAGATGGAATTCGATTATGATCTCGTTGTACCGCAGGATCATCAATTTGGGAAGAAATTATCTAATGGACAATGGGATGGCTTGATTGGTGACCTTGTTAAAGGG GAAACAGACATGGTAGTTGCATCATTGACAATGACTTCAGAACGTGAGGAAGTGATCGATTTCGTCGCCCCATACTTTGAACAATCTGGCATATTAATTG TGATGAGGAAACCTGTGCGCAAGCCGTCTCTCTTCAAATTCATGACAGTACTGAAAGTCGAGGTATGGTTAAGCATCGTCGGGGCACTAACGTTAACTGGCATCATGATTTGGATACTCGACAAGTATTCTCCGTACAGTGCCAGAAATAATAAACGACTCTATCCATATCCTTGTCG GGAATTCACGTTGAAAGAGAGTTTCTGGTTCGCTTTGACGTCTTTTACACCCCAGGGTGGCGGCGAAGCTCCTAAAGCATTATCGAGCAGAACATTAGTGGCCGCTTACTGGCTGTTTGTTGTCCTAATGCTCGCCACGTTCACCGCTAATCTGGCTGCTTTCCTTACTGTGGAAAGAATGCAG TCTCCTGTGCAATCTTTGGAGCAATTAGCGAGGCAGTCAAGAATCAATTACACCGTGGTGGCTAATTCTGCGGTACATCAGTACTTCATGAATATGAAGAATGCAGAGGATAAGTTGTACAC GGTATGGAAAGAAATCACGTTAAACAGTACCAGCGACCAAGTAGAGTATCGAGTTTGGGACTATCCAATCAAGGAACAATACGGCCACATATTGCAAGCTATTACGCAGGTCGGCCCTGTTGTAAATTCCAGAGAGGGTTTTCAAAAG GtgatagaaagcgaaaatgcAGAATTCGCTTTCATCCACGATTCATCGGAGATAAAGTATGAGGTAACGAGGAATTGCAACCTGACTGAGGTTGGGGAAGTGTTTGCGGAACAGCCTTATGCAATTGCTGTTCAACAGGGAAGCCATTTGCAGGAAGAAATAAGCAGAAA AATTCTAGATTTGCAAAAGGACAGATACTTTGAAATGTTGGCATCTAAGTATTGGAATCAATCGTTGAAAGCTCAGTGTCAGAATTCTGATGACAACGAGGGAATAACATTGGAGAGTTTGG GTGGAGTGTTCATCGCAACTCTTTTTGGTCTCGCTCTAGCGATGATCACGTTAGCAGGAGAAGTGTTTTACTATCGAAAACGAAACACACAAGACaaacaaaaagataaaaagaaagtgAAAACCATCGACAACGAGAAGCTGATTATGCAGAAGTTGGCCTCGAAATTGCAAATGAAACCTGCGCCGACCAATGCGTTTTTCGAGAAAACGATGAATCCTCCCCGCGTGTCTCACATTTCCGTGTACCCTCGCAATTTCACTTTCAAAGAATGA
- the LOC126875306 gene encoding ionotropic receptor 25a isoform X1 produces MSTTVVAASVFLLASFLGPAISLTPMNMLIVIEEPDKAILSILNDAVPQAEKNFGENIIAVHISTVQVDRANVDSSYERVCAALFKGISIILDMTWTGWDRLRNLADENGIIYKRGDSNINPYIQAIDDLLMLKNATDVSLIFEDERELNQSLYYLIGNSIIRLVVIDEFTEKTVSKIRSMRPSPSYYAIYASTAKMEDFFRTAMQGGLVTRNGVWNLVFTDNNYETFKYINGEHQLDVSITILSMKKDICCRLIGEPACTCPSDVQIFAHYFKRLVGLIVSLMSDLQASGISVEPKTGRCPSPNTSQASNLTSEAFNNNILAKLGGNDTFEYWSEKGMITYKAEIELEEFNGILEPLATWTRHGKIKEAEKNKIKPARRFFRIGTAPSVPWTVPRLDPVTGKIMKDENGNDMWDGYCVDFVKKLSEEMEFDYDLVVPQDHQFGKKLSNGQWDGLIGDLVKGETDMVVASLTMTSEREEVIDFVAPYFEQSGILIVMRKPVRKPSLFKFMTVLKVEVWLSIVGALTLTGIMIWILDKYSPYSARNNKRLYPYPCREFTLKESFWFALTSFTPQGGGEAPKALSSRTLVAAYWLFVVLMLATFTANLAAFLTVERMQSPVQSLEQLARQSRINYTVVANSAVHQYFMNMKNAEDKLYTVWKEITLNSTSDQVEYRVWDYPIKEQYGHILQAITQVGPVVNSREGFQKVIESENAEFAFIHDSSEIKYEVTRNCNLTEVGEVFAEQPYAIAVQQGSHLQEEISRKILDLQKDRYFEMLASKYWNQSLKAQCQNSDDNEGITLESLGGVFIATLFGLALAMITLAGEVFYYRKRNTQDKQKDKKKVKTIDNEKLIMQKLASKLQMKPAPTNAFFEKTMNPPRVSHISVYPRNFTFKE; encoded by the exons ATGTCGACCACTGTGGTAGCAGCGAGTGTGTTCCTGCTTGCCTCGTTCCTCGGTCCTGCCATCTCTCTAACACCTATGAACATGT TGATAGTAATAGAGGAACCAGATAAGGCGATACTAAGCATTCTGAACGATGCTGTACCTCAAgcagaaaagaattttggtgAAAACATCATCGCCGTCCATATTTCCACAGTGCAAGTGGATCGTGCCAACGTAGACAGCAGTTACGAGAGAG TATGTGCTGCCTTATTTAAGGGAATCAGTATCATACTCGACATGACCTGGACTGGTTGGGATCGCCTACGAAACTTGGCCGACGAGAACGGAATAATATACAAACGGGGCGATAGCAATATAAACCCGTACATCCAAGCAATCGACGATCTTTTGATGTTGAAAAACGCCACGGACGTGAGCCTGATCTTCGAAGATGAAAGGG AATTGAATCAGAGTCTCTACTATTTAATTGGGAATTCGATCATAAGACTGGTGGTGATCGACGAGTTCACGGAGAAGACAGTGTCAAAGATTAGGAGCATGAGACCATCGCCATCTTATTACGCGATCTACGCGAGCACAGCCAAGATGGAGGATTTCTTCAGAACG GCCATGCAAGGAGGACTGGTCACGAGAAATGGAGTATGGAACTTGGTGTTCACTGACAATAATTACGAGACCTTTAAATATATCAACGGAGAACATCAGTTGGATGTTTCAATTACTATTCTATCGATGAAGAAGGATATTTGCTGCAGACTAATCGGTGAACCGGCTTGCACTTGTCCCTCTGATGTTCAA ATATTTGCACATTACTTTAAAAGATTAGTAGGCCTGATAGTGAGTTTAATGAGCGACCTGCAGGCGTCTGGCATCAGCGTGGAACCAAAAACTGGCCGATGCCCTTCGCCAAACACGAGTCAAGCTTCGAATCTCACGTCTGAGGCATTTAACAATAATATACTAGCG AAATTAGGAGGTAACGACACGTTCGAGTACTGGTCAGAGAAAGGAATGATCACTTACAAAGCCGAAATTGAGTTGGAGGAGTTTAATGGGATTTTGGAGCCGCTGGCCACTTGGACGAGGCATGGTAAAATCAAAGAAGCTGAGAAAAACAAGATAAAGCCCGCTAGAAGATTCTTCCGAATCGGAACTGCTCCT TCAGTGCCTTGGACCGTTCCCAGATTGGATCCAGTAACTGGAAAAATCATGAAGGATGAGAACGGAAATGATATGTGGGACGGCTATTGCGTGGATTTTGTAAAGAAATTATCCGAAGAGATGGAATTCGATTATGATCTCGTTGTACCGCAGGATCATCAATTTGGGAAGAAATTATCTAATGGACAATGGGATGGCTTGATTGGTGACCTTGTTAAAGGG GAAACAGACATGGTAGTTGCATCATTGACAATGACTTCAGAACGTGAGGAAGTGATCGATTTCGTCGCCCCATACTTTGAACAATCTGGCATATTAATTG TGATGAGGAAACCTGTGCGCAAGCCGTCTCTCTTCAAATTCATGACAGTACTGAAAGTCGAGGTATGGTTAAGCATCGTCGGGGCACTAACGTTAACTGGCATCATGATTTGGATACTCGACAAGTATTCTCCGTACAGTGCCAGAAATAATAAACGACTCTATCCATATCCTTGTCG GGAATTCACGTTGAAAGAGAGTTTCTGGTTCGCTTTGACGTCTTTTACACCCCAGGGTGGCGGCGAAGCTCCTAAAGCATTATCGAGCAGAACATTAGTGGCCGCTTACTGGCTGTTTGTTGTCCTAATGCTCGCCACGTTCACCGCTAATCTGGCTGCTTTCCTTACTGTGGAAAGAATGCAG TCTCCTGTGCAATCTTTGGAGCAATTAGCGAGGCAGTCAAGAATCAATTACACCGTGGTGGCTAATTCTGCGGTACATCAGTACTTCATGAATATGAAGAATGCAGAGGATAAGTTGTACAC GGTATGGAAAGAAATCACGTTAAACAGTACCAGCGACCAAGTAGAGTATCGAGTTTGGGACTATCCAATCAAGGAACAATACGGCCACATATTGCAAGCTATTACGCAGGTCGGCCCTGTTGTAAATTCCAGAGAGGGTTTTCAAAAG GtgatagaaagcgaaaatgcAGAATTCGCTTTCATCCACGATTCATCGGAGATAAAGTATGAGGTAACGAGGAATTGCAACCTGACTGAGGTTGGGGAAGTGTTTGCGGAACAGCCTTATGCAATTGCTGTTCAACAGGGAAGCCATTTGCAGGAAGAAATAAGCAGAAA AATTCTAGATTTGCAAAAGGACAGATACTTTGAAATGTTGGCATCTAAGTATTGGAATCAATCGTTGAAAGCTCAGTGTCAGAATTCTGATGACAACGAGGGAATAACATTGGAGAGTTTGG GTGGAGTGTTCATCGCAACTCTTTTTGGTCTCGCTCTAGCGATGATCACGTTAGCAGGAGAAGTGTTTTACTATCGAAAACGAAACACACAAGACaaacaaaaagataaaaagaaagtgAAAACCATCGACAACGAGAAGCTGATTATGCAGAAGTTGGCCTCGAAATTGCAAATGAAACCTGCGCCGACCAATGCGTTTTTCGAGAAAACGATGAATCCTCCCCGCGTGTCTCACATTTCCGTGTACCCTCGCAATTTCACTTTCAAAGAATGA